One segment of Sander vitreus isolate 19-12246 chromosome 20, sanVit1, whole genome shotgun sequence DNA contains the following:
- the alkbh1 gene encoding nucleic acid dioxygenase ALKBH1, whose product MAKMAASLVESGDDAFRKIFKLYKRRNPPPDFCDVIDFSKGLPSDKIVPAILDPSAVSDVEAARVGLQSVRDWRAFSLQGYPGFIFISNPFLLGSQPFWVRQCLKTYTQKPNVCNLDMHMSPSDTQDIWGKSVHSLSSSHSGKRETKTLLDRLRWVTLGYHYNWNTKMYSANHYTPFPADLHLLSFQITAACGFQGFNAEAGILNYYRFDSSLGIHVDESELDHSRPLLSFSFGQSAIFLLGGLCRQDPPIAMYMHSGDVMVMSGQSRLLYHAVPRIISAPQGCTALEMEGCSLASPQQGRSVVEPVSEKDWAVCSRYIQSSRVNVTVRQVLGPGQSFPDTPSAHQRTDAGQTVGYHDRAADGESENRKRSSSCDSVDTAET is encoded by the exons ATGGCCAAGATGGCAGCCTCCCTGGTAGAGAGTGGAGACGATGCATTTAGAAAAATATTCAAGCTTTATAAGAGAAGAAACCCACCGCCAGATTTCTGCGATGTCATTGATTTCTCCAAAGGTTTACCTAGTGACAAG atCGTTCCAGCTATACTGGACCCTTCTGCAGTGAGTGATGTGGAGGCTGCCAGGGTTGGATTACAGTCTGTCAGAGACTGGAGAGCCTTCAGCCTGCAGGGCTACCCAG GGTTCATCTTCATCTCCAACCCGTTCCTGCTGGGCTCACAACCTTTCTGGGTCAGACAATGTCTGAAGACCTACACTCAGAAGCCCAATGTCTGCAACCTGGACATGCACATGTCTCCCTCTGACACCCAGGACATCTGGGGAAAGAGTGTTCATAGCCTCAG TTCTTCTCACTctggaaagagagaaacaaagactCTACTTGACAGGCTGCGCTGGGTCACTCTGGGATATCACTACAACTGGAATACCAAG ATGTACTCTGCCAACCATTACACTCCTTTCCCAGCTGATCTCCACTTGCTGTCCTTCCAAATAACAGCTGCCTGTGGGTTTCAGGGCTTCAACGCAGAGGCTGGAATCCTCAACTACTACCGATTTGATTCATCTCTGGGAATCCATGTAGATGAATCAGAACTAGATCACAGCCGACCGCTTCTGTCGTTCAG TTTTGGACAGTCAGCCATCTTCCTCCTGGGAGGACTCTGCAGACAGGACCCCCCGATTGCTATGTACATGCACAGTGGGGACGTGATGGTGATGTCGGGACAAAGCCGCCTCCTTTACCATGCCGTCCCACGCATCATTTCAGCACCCCAGGGATGTACAGCTTTAGAGATGGAAGGCTGCAGCCTGGCCTCACCTCAACAGGGCCGCTCTGTGGTGGAGCCGGTGTCAGAGAAGGACTGGGCCGTGTGCTCCAGGTACATCCAGAGCTCCAGAGTGAATGTGACTGTCAGACAGGTACTGGGGCCTGGCCAGAGCTTCCCAGACACACCATCTGCTCACCAAAGGACTGATGCAGGTCAGACAGTGGGCTACCATGACAGAGCAGCAGATGGGGAGAGTGAGAACAGAAAGAGGAGTAGTAGCTGTGACTCTGTTGATACTGCAGAGACATGA